A single genomic interval of Chryseobacterium paludis harbors:
- a CDS encoding epoxide hydrolase family protein, which yields METKRNNLKTTLTTGVFLLLSVTGFAQNTTKDADAIRPYHVSIPEAAIKELRQRINATRWPEKETVADQSQGVKLQQIQDLVQYWGSTYDWHKAENKLNSLPQFITKIDGLDIHFIHVRSKHKNAMPLIITHGWPGSVFEVLKAIDPLTDPTKYGGKAEDAFDVVIPSMPGYGFSEKPKGTGWGVEKIGKSWDVLMKRLGYHHYVSQGGDWGAVIADAMGRQAPDGLLGIHVNMPATVPAEIADVLKAGGPAPEGLSDKEKAAFISLNKLYTRGGGYAGMMVTRPQTLGYGLTDSPVGLASFFLDKFNEWTYSGGNAEKSLTKDEMLDDISLYWFTDTAVSSAQLYWENNNNNFNVVEQKTREIKVPVAITVFPGEIYQAPKTWAEKAYPTLTYFNEVTKGGHFASWEEPQIYARELRAAFKSLRK from the coding sequence ATGGAAACAAAAAGAAACAACCTAAAAACAACACTTACAACAGGTGTATTTTTATTATTATCAGTAACCGGCTTTGCGCAGAATACAACAAAAGATGCTGATGCCATTCGCCCTTATCATGTTAGTATTCCTGAGGCCGCTATTAAAGAACTCCGTCAGCGGATCAATGCCACAAGATGGCCGGAAAAGGAAACCGTTGCGGATCAGTCACAAGGTGTAAAGCTACAGCAAATTCAAGACCTGGTACAGTATTGGGGAAGCACCTACGATTGGCATAAAGCTGAAAACAAACTGAATTCATTGCCGCAATTTATTACTAAAATAGATGGTTTGGATATTCATTTTATCCATGTCCGTTCAAAACATAAAAATGCGATGCCTTTGATCATTACTCATGGATGGCCGGGATCGGTATTTGAAGTTTTAAAAGCAATCGATCCTCTTACAGATCCAACGAAATACGGTGGAAAAGCTGAAGATGCCTTTGATGTTGTTATACCATCCATGCCGGGTTATGGTTTTTCTGAAAAGCCAAAAGGAACAGGGTGGGGTGTGGAAAAAATAGGAAAAAGCTGGGATGTATTGATGAAACGTTTGGGGTATCATCATTATGTATCACAAGGAGGTGACTGGGGTGCTGTAATTGCTGATGCTATGGGACGTCAGGCTCCGGATGGCCTTTTAGGAATTCATGTAAATATGCCCGCAACAGTACCGGCGGAAATCGCAGATGTTTTAAAAGCAGGTGGTCCTGCTCCGGAAGGCTTATCCGATAAAGAAAAAGCAGCTTTCATTTCATTGAATAAATTATATACCCGTGGTGGTGGTTATGCAGGAATGATGGTTACCCGTCCTCAGACGCTGGGATATGGACTTACAGATTCACCGGTTGGGCTTGCTTCTTTCTTCCTTGATAAGTTTAATGAATGGACTTATAGCGGTGGGAATGCTGAAAAGTCACTTACAAAAGACGAAATGTTAGATGATATCAGTTTATATTGGTTTACAGATACTGCCGTTTCCTCTGCACAGCTGTATTGGGAAAATAATAATAACAATTTCAACGTGGTAGAACAGAAAACAAGAGAAATAAAAGTACCAGTTGCCATTACAGTATTTCCTGGGGAGATCTATCAGGCGCCAAAGACTTGGGCAGAAAAAGCTTATCCAACCCTTACTTATTTTAATGAAGTCACAAAAGGTGGACATTTTGCTTCATGGGAAGAGCCTCAGATCTATGCCAGGGAACTTCGCGCAGCATTTAAATCTTTAAGAAAATAA
- a CDS encoding MFS transporter → MNLPEKAHKKDKRFQYIKLCIFLSGLSVFAQLYLFQPLLPLVADHFHTTVGDSSLLVSSSTIGMAAGLFFFAFNADRYSRKGLMAFSLLCSALLTIISAWIPSLSLLIAIGILKGFVISGVSAVALAYLTEEVHASVVALAISMYLSGNTIGGMSGRIFATLLAGELGWQNAVLIIGIESLILGLIFWKLFPGSKFFNPQKVDYHLKIKQMKKFLTDPYMRRLYFVAALLMGAFVSVYNYLTFRLEAAPFSLNHFYIAFIFLMYTFGVFGTMITSRLSKRMEQKSILKASILFMVAGILLLLSENIYIVIFGLGLFTLSFFAAHTMASQMTALRAKDGKSSATSMYWLFYYFGSSILGSGTGYLLHATSWSYFIIFLIIAILAAYSLTSLKFSIINKIQP, encoded by the coding sequence ATGAACCTACCTGAAAAAGCACATAAAAAAGACAAACGTTTTCAATATATCAAATTATGTATTTTTCTATCCGGATTATCTGTATTTGCTCAACTCTACCTTTTTCAACCTCTTCTTCCTCTTGTAGCAGATCATTTTCATACTACTGTTGGAGATAGCTCTTTACTTGTCTCATCATCTACAATAGGAATGGCTGCCGGTCTTTTTTTCTTTGCCTTTAATGCAGATCGCTATTCAAGAAAGGGGCTTATGGCATTTTCACTGCTATGTTCTGCCTTACTGACCATTATTTCGGCATGGATTCCCAGTCTGAGTCTGTTGATTGCAATTGGTATTTTAAAAGGTTTTGTTATTTCGGGTGTTTCTGCGGTAGCCCTTGCCTATCTTACAGAGGAAGTTCATGCTTCTGTTGTGGCTCTTGCTATCAGTATGTACCTGAGTGGAAATACGATTGGCGGCATGAGTGGAAGAATATTCGCCACACTTCTTGCCGGAGAGCTGGGCTGGCAGAATGCTGTACTTATCATCGGGATTGAAAGCCTTATTCTGGGATTAATATTCTGGAAATTATTTCCGGGATCAAAATTCTTTAACCCACAAAAGGTTGACTACCATTTGAAAATAAAACAGATGAAGAAATTCCTTACAGATCCTTATATGCGTCGATTGTATTTTGTTGCAGCTCTTCTGATGGGAGCTTTTGTAAGTGTATACAACTATCTCACATTTCGTTTAGAGGCAGCTCCTTTTTCTCTTAATCATTTTTATATTGCATTTATCTTTCTGATGTATACTTTTGGCGTTTTTGGAACGATGATCACCAGTCGCTTATCAAAAAGGATGGAACAGAAAAGTATATTAAAAGCGTCAATTCTATTTATGGTTGCGGGAATTTTATTATTACTTTCTGAAAATATATATATCGTAATTTTTGGACTGGGATTATTTACATTGTCATTTTTCGCTGCCCATACTATGGCCAGTCAGATGACGGCACTTCGTGCCAAGGATGGAAAATCTTCTGCTACTTCAATGTACTGGCTTTTTTATTATTTTGGGTCTAGTATCTTAGGAAGTGGTACAGGCTACCTACTCCATGCTACTTCTTGGAGTTATTTTATTATATTTCTTATCATTGCAATACTTGCGGCATATTCATTAACATCACTGAAATTTAGCATAATCAACAAAATTCAACCCTAA
- a CDS encoding sensor histidine kinase: protein MEETLIETGGDLGKQKLWRLFLLSKKYRILRHALLFTIFLLLYVINPQDRGYTAEVNFYAGIVDFIYIMLVFYFNIYFLVPKLLLKGKVYQYVLAVLMIGAITFLIICSAEILLSDYRVSKDSTLGQNWLSGLIYFLTTFIILISFTTAIKVFQYLIIHLEKLNQIQKLNFQNELSILKNQISPHFLFNTLNNINILTDTNPKLASKLIINLSDLLRYQIYDGVEDSILLSADVTFIKNFLFVESLRKDNFKYDISFTGSQKDIFLPPLLFIPFVENSVKHIDNENPLVKVNFHLENNNLKFVCINSTNSDTNQKQKNEGIGLTNIKKRLQLLFPQKHDLKIENKDNVFKVELNLTL from the coding sequence ATGGAGGAAACCCTTATAGAAACTGGTGGTGATCTTGGAAAACAAAAGTTGTGGCGGTTATTTTTGTTATCGAAGAAATACCGTATTTTAAGACATGCGCTTCTATTTACTATTTTTCTTTTACTGTATGTTATCAATCCGCAAGACCGTGGATATACGGCTGAAGTTAATTTCTACGCAGGTATTGTTGATTTTATTTACATTATGCTTGTTTTCTACTTTAATATTTATTTCCTTGTTCCGAAGCTTTTATTAAAGGGGAAAGTATATCAATATGTCCTTGCTGTACTTATGATAGGTGCTATTACATTTTTAATCATTTGCTCTGCAGAGATTTTACTCTCTGACTACAGGGTTTCAAAAGATTCAACTTTAGGCCAAAATTGGTTGTCAGGACTGATCTATTTCTTAACCACTTTTATCATTTTAATTTCTTTTACAACGGCCATAAAAGTTTTTCAATATCTGATCATACACCTTGAAAAACTAAATCAGATTCAGAAGCTTAATTTTCAAAATGAACTTTCGATACTTAAAAATCAGATTTCACCGCATTTTTTATTCAATACCCTGAACAATATTAATATTCTCACAGATACTAATCCCAAACTCGCCTCCAAGCTCATTATCAATTTATCTGACTTATTAAGATATCAGATTTACGATGGGGTTGAAGATTCTATTTTACTAAGTGCTGACGTTACTTTTATAAAGAATTTTCTTTTTGTAGAATCATTGAGGAAGGATAATTTCAAATATGATATTTCATTTACGGGATCACAAAAAGACATCTTTCTTCCACCTTTGCTTTTTATTCCTTTTGTAGAAAATTCTGTAAAGCATATCGATAATGAAAACCCTCTTGTAAAGGTAAATTTCCATCTTGAAAATAATAATTTGAAGTTTGTATGTATCAATTCCACAAATTCAGATACTAATCAAAAACAAAAGAATGAAGGTATTGGACTTACGAATATCAAAAAAAGACTACAATTGCTTTTTCCCCAGAAGCATGATCTTAAGATAGAGAACAAAGATAATGTCTTTAAAGTGGAATTAAACTTAACATTATGA
- a CDS encoding LytR/AlgR family response regulator transcription factor produces the protein MNCIIVDDEPIARQGILNLIAKVPDLIVKGHFKNSNEAKLYMENNLVDLVFLDIEMPGTNGIDFAKSIPKKTLVIFTTAHAQYALESYEIDAVDYLLKPIKEDRFLKAVAKAIEFSYFLSEDYEKSSFESIEENSIIIRADRRIYKILHKDILFIEGMKDYSVINSKDNKIITAMNLKTILSNLPPQFFKRISKSYIVNYHHVTSVSSHNVHLNGIELPLGTTYRNEFINNFINK, from the coding sequence ATGAACTGTATTATTGTAGATGACGAACCTATCGCAAGACAGGGAATACTGAATTTAATTGCTAAGGTTCCCGATCTCATTGTGAAAGGACATTTTAAGAATTCTAATGAAGCTAAATTATACATGGAAAATAATTTAGTTGACCTGGTTTTTCTGGATATCGAAATGCCTGGAACAAATGGAATTGATTTTGCGAAGAGTATTCCAAAAAAAACACTGGTTATCTTTACCACAGCTCATGCCCAATATGCTTTAGAAAGCTATGAAATTGATGCTGTAGATTATCTCTTGAAGCCTATTAAAGAAGATCGATTTTTAAAAGCGGTGGCTAAGGCAATTGAATTTAGTTATTTTCTTTCCGAAGATTATGAAAAAAGCAGCTTTGAATCTATTGAAGAAAACAGTATTATTATAAGAGCTGACCGCAGAATTTACAAAATACTACATAAAGATATTCTCTTTATTGAAGGGATGAAGGATTATTCTGTCATCAACAGTAAGGATAATAAAATTATAACTGCAATGAATCTTAAAACAATACTTTCTAATCTTCCGCCACAGTTTTTTAAAAGGATCAGCAAATCATATATTGTCAATTATCACCATGTAACTTCTGTCTCTTCACATAATGTTCATCTTAATGGAATTGAACTGCCTTTAGGAACTACCTATCGAAATGAATTTATAAATAATTTCATCAATAAATAA
- a CDS encoding TapB family protein, with product MKIFGGYILFIMLGNTCFSAQNCSAFYYFRKDGVVTFIQYDSKGNILGKNIEIIKNVSLGKGIALSDNSIVNYNPEGNVKEELPNRTLCIRNNLKINVPISTLPGIETYLSYPSDMKIGQKLGEDINKSFEISVSERKIEIFYSIIDRKVIGQEIIKTSTGDYKTEKIQYNLNVKYNIAGISIPLNKKIIEWFTPGYGIVKKESYSKGGVLEEYAVLSSIEGENEQK from the coding sequence ATGAAAATTTTCGGAGGTTATATTTTATTTATTATGCTGGGAAATACCTGCTTTTCTGCACAAAATTGTTCTGCTTTTTATTATTTCAGAAAAGATGGAGTAGTCACATTTATACAATATGATTCTAAAGGAAATATCTTAGGAAAGAATATAGAGATTATAAAAAATGTAAGCTTAGGAAAAGGTATTGCCTTATCTGATAATTCGATTGTCAATTATAATCCTGAGGGTAATGTAAAAGAAGAATTGCCAAATCGTACTTTATGCATCAGAAACAATCTTAAAATTAATGTTCCTATTTCTACCCTGCCTGGTATTGAAACTTATCTATCCTATCCTTCAGATATGAAAATCGGGCAGAAACTTGGTGAAGATATTAACAAATCATTTGAAATAAGTGTTAGTGAGAGAAAAATCGAGATTTTCTATAGCATTATTGATAGAAAAGTGATCGGGCAGGAGATCATTAAAACTTCCACCGGAGATTATAAGACGGAGAAAATACAATATAATTTAAATGTAAAATACAATATAGCAGGGATTTCAATACCTTTAAATAAGAAAATAATAGAATGGTTTACACCTGGATACGGTATTGTAAAAAAAGAATCTTATAGTAAGGGAGGAGTGCTGGAAGAATACGCTGTTCTATCTTCAATAGAGGGAGAGAATGAGCAAAAGTGA
- a CDS encoding carcinine hydrolase/isopenicillin-N N-acyltransferase family protein: protein MNTIRTRIYIIFSLFFFSVSFLKACTIFMANDGKQVWIGNNEDESPDMNYRFWYFPEENNSFGYMLWSEKHEGYDPVMWQYPQGGLNEYGLFLDYTAIDNIPVIADPSKKTREQEVVNDILKTCKTVKEALMFINQFNLIKLSGAQLFIGDATGNYATVHGNYVIKKTDRNFTLTNYCIANGHKEACWRRETAYSKLDTFKHYNKNNISDILKESSQKWPGDVVTNYSMVVNLKNREMILYYKNDFKTPRIINLTEELKKGKHSKDITAYFPLGLSKILKDQYEQKGITGAINEYNELRKSAYKAYNFKNNEAVQFGVNLLKENKTDDAIQFFSNLQKYEKKSVDISNWLGIAYKSRHDFSISNSYFDTVLKHHKDDYLANLFYKRQDQKVIFKINEWSGAQNVKLIGDFTDWLKSPVKMEKKNGYWYCEVDIPEGIHQYKFLVDDVYYLPDPVNYLYTWKGDHINSLLFL from the coding sequence ATGAATACCATCAGAACCCGAATTTATATTATATTTTCTTTATTTTTTTTCAGTGTTTCGTTTTTGAAGGCCTGTACCATTTTTATGGCTAATGATGGAAAACAGGTATGGATAGGAAACAATGAAGACGAAAGCCCCGATATGAATTATAGGTTTTGGTATTTCCCTGAAGAAAATAATTCATTTGGATATATGCTTTGGTCCGAAAAACATGAAGGATATGATCCTGTAATGTGGCAATATCCGCAGGGAGGACTTAATGAGTATGGACTCTTCCTTGATTATACAGCAATTGATAATATTCCTGTTATTGCTGATCCCTCAAAAAAGACACGAGAGCAGGAGGTAGTCAACGATATTTTGAAAACCTGTAAGACTGTTAAAGAAGCATTAATGTTTATCAATCAGTTTAATCTTATCAAACTTTCCGGAGCTCAGCTTTTTATTGGTGATGCTACTGGAAACTATGCTACCGTTCATGGTAATTACGTGATTAAAAAGACAGACCGAAATTTTACATTAACAAATTACTGTATCGCTAACGGACATAAAGAAGCTTGCTGGAGAAGAGAAACAGCGTACTCGAAATTAGATACTTTCAAACACTACAATAAAAATAATATTTCCGACATTCTTAAAGAATCTTCTCAAAAGTGGCCTGGCGATGTGGTCACCAATTATTCAATGGTCGTTAACTTAAAAAACAGGGAAATGATCCTGTATTATAAAAATGATTTTAAAACCCCCAGGATCATTAATCTTACTGAAGAACTTAAAAAAGGAAAACATTCTAAAGATATAACAGCTTATTTCCCTCTAGGGCTATCCAAAATATTGAAGGATCAGTACGAACAAAAAGGAATCACAGGCGCTATTAATGAATATAATGAACTGAGAAAAAGCGCATACAAAGCTTATAATTTCAAAAATAATGAGGCAGTACAGTTTGGTGTCAATTTATTGAAAGAAAACAAAACAGATGATGCTATTCAGTTTTTTTCTAATCTACAGAAATATGAGAAAAAAAGTGTTGACATCAGCAACTGGTTAGGAATTGCATATAAGTCCAGACATGATTTTTCCATCAGTAATTCTTACTTTGATACAGTTCTTAAACATCATAAGGATGATTATCTTGCCAATCTGTTTTATAAAAGACAAGATCAAAAGGTGATATTTAAAATCAATGAATGGAGTGGAGCACAAAATGTAAAGCTTATCGGCGATTTTACAGACTGGCTTAAAAGTCCTGTAAAGATGGAAAAGAAAAATGGATACTGGTATTGCGAAGTTGATATACCTGAAGGAATTCATCAATATAAATTTTTAGTAGATGATGTGTATTACCTTCCAGATCCAGTTAATTACTTGTATACTTGGAAAGGAGATCACATTAATTCTCTTTTATTCCTTTAA